One Rhizobiales bacterium GAS188 DNA window includes the following coding sequences:
- a CDS encoding L-threonine aldolase, whose translation MNTIDLRSDTVTLPTERMQEAMSHAVLGDDSRDGDPTVRRLEALAAARTGKEAALFVPSGTMANLVALLAHTGRGGEVLVSVGSHISRTEMGGVAALASLFHKELPAPRGAIDLEALQGALNPSLLHNKLATSLVCVETSHNDAGGTVPSLEHMAKLKALAHGSGVPVHIDGARLFNAAAALGVEASKITAQGDTVCFCVSKGLSAPIGSLLCGPAAFIARARAFRRMVGGNLRQAGVVAAAGIVALEEMVERLAEDNRRAKLLAAELHELDPSLVAPETVETNIVNVDVTASRHPSSDWAAALKQQGVLVGPTKPWRLRILTHRHIGEAEARDAVAAFRKVRDGFAGAAASHAAS comes from the coding sequence GTGAACACCATCGATCTGCGCAGCGACACGGTCACCTTGCCGACCGAACGCATGCAGGAAGCCATGTCCCATGCCGTGCTCGGCGATGATTCGCGCGACGGCGACCCCACGGTGCGCCGGCTCGAGGCGCTGGCGGCGGCGCGCACCGGCAAGGAAGCGGCGCTCTTCGTGCCGAGCGGCACCATGGCCAACCTCGTGGCGCTGCTCGCCCATACGGGGCGAGGCGGGGAGGTGCTGGTCTCCGTGGGCAGCCATATCTCGCGCACCGAGATGGGCGGGGTCGCGGCTCTCGCGAGCCTGTTCCACAAGGAGCTGCCGGCGCCGCGCGGCGCCATCGATCTCGAGGCGCTGCAAGGCGCGCTGAATCCCAGCCTCTTGCACAACAAATTGGCGACGAGCCTCGTCTGCGTCGAGACCAGCCATAACGATGCCGGCGGCACCGTGCCGTCGCTCGAGCATATGGCGAAGCTCAAAGCCCTGGCGCACGGCAGCGGCGTGCCCGTGCATATCGACGGGGCGCGGTTGTTCAACGCCGCGGCGGCGCTCGGCGTCGAGGCGAGCAAGATCACGGCGCAAGGCGACACGGTGTGCTTTTGCGTCTCGAAGGGCTTGAGCGCGCCGATCGGTTCGCTGCTCTGCGGCCCGGCCGCCTTCATCGCGCGGGCCCGCGCCTTCCGGCGCATGGTCGGCGGCAATCTGCGGCAAGCGGGCGTCGTGGCGGCGGCCGGCATCGTGGCGCTGGAGGAGATGGTCGAGCGCCTAGCCGAGGATAACCGGCGGGCGAAGCTGCTGGCGGCGGAGCTGCACGAGCTCGATCCGAGCCTCGTCGCGCCGGAGACGGTCGAGACCAATATCGTCAATGTCGATGTCACCGCAAGCCGCCATCCGTCGAGCGACTGGGCAGCGGCCCTGAAGCAGCAAGGTGTCCTGGTCGGGCCGACCAAGCCATGGCGGCTGCGCATCCTGACCCACCGCCATATCGGCGAGGCCGAGGCGCGCGACGCGGTTGCCGCCTTCCGCAAGGTCCGGGACGGCTTCGCGGGCGCTGCGGCCTCGCACGCCGCTTCGTGA
- a CDS encoding iron(III) transport system permease protein, giving the protein MTALGITSLVSPRMRLPLVVSLLGLGFLGIFFLYPIGRILTASILDPRGEHVTLGNYAKVLSSAFYQASLVNSLTIGAVATLFATLLAVPLAFALARLPVAGKSALLTLVVLPLVLPSFVSAYALLLMLGRAGFLSGVLRDLGIPFTSIYGAGGIVAVYALTLYPYVLLPTLAGLKAIDMSIEEASQNLGASRWRSLRTVILPLVIPSILAGALLVFIETLENFGVPFVLAEDKPILSVEAFKLFVGETDQNPASAGVLAVLLIACTALVLLIQRRYLGQRRFATSARRSPPLIEVGPGLRLMATAFAWSVVIVSLIPFFAVVVLAFMKFRGPVLQASFSLDNFAALFQRSARPLGNTLMLSSLAALGAALIGVPIGYAVTRFRSSLTSLLDVVATMPFAVAGTVLGIALIISFNSGALVLTGGWFIMVLAYVVRKLPFSVRSSSSILHQIDPSLEEASINLGVSPVMTLARLTVPLMLSGIIGGMVLTFVTVSSELSATVVLYSGEWQTLTVVMFQALEGTGAGTAVAAACLLVLITLAPLAIIHRLLRRHETSLL; this is encoded by the coding sequence ATGACGGCCCTCGGTATAACGAGCCTCGTCTCACCGCGCATGCGCCTGCCGCTCGTGGTGAGCCTCCTCGGGCTCGGCTTCCTCGGCATCTTCTTCCTCTACCCGATCGGACGCATCCTCACCGCCAGCATCCTCGATCCGCGCGGCGAGCATGTCACGCTCGGGAATTACGCCAAGGTGCTGTCGAGCGCCTTCTACCAGGCGAGCCTCGTCAACAGCCTGACGATCGGCGCAGTAGCGACGCTTTTCGCCACGCTTCTCGCCGTGCCGCTCGCCTTCGCCCTGGCGCGGCTGCCGGTCGCCGGCAAATCGGCGCTCCTCACCCTCGTCGTCCTGCCGCTGGTGCTGCCGAGCTTCGTCAGCGCCTATGCGCTCCTGCTCATGCTCGGCCGGGCCGGCTTCCTCAGCGGAGTGCTGCGCGATCTCGGCATCCCCTTCACCTCGATCTATGGGGCGGGCGGCATCGTCGCGGTCTATGCGCTGACGCTCTACCCTTATGTGCTGCTGCCGACCCTCGCGGGGCTCAAGGCCATCGACATGTCGATCGAGGAGGCGAGCCAGAATCTCGGCGCCTCGCGCTGGCGTTCGCTGCGGACCGTGATCTTGCCGCTCGTCATCCCCTCGATCCTGGCAGGCGCGTTGCTGGTCTTCATCGAGACCTTGGAGAATTTCGGCGTGCCTTTCGTGCTCGCCGAGGACAAGCCGATCCTCTCGGTCGAGGCCTTCAAGCTGTTCGTCGGCGAGACCGACCAGAACCCCGCCTCGGCGGGCGTGCTCGCGGTGCTGCTGATCGCCTGCACGGCGCTCGTCCTCCTCATCCAGCGCCGCTATCTGGGGCAACGGCGCTTCGCCACCAGCGCGCGGCGCTCGCCGCCGCTCATCGAGGTCGGGCCGGGCTTGCGCCTCATGGCGACCGCCTTCGCCTGGTCGGTCGTCATCGTCTCACTGATACCCTTCTTCGCCGTCGTGGTGCTGGCCTTCATGAAATTCCGCGGGCCGGTGCTGCAGGCGAGCTTCAGCCTCGACAATTTCGCGGCGCTGTTCCAGCGTTCGGCGCGCCCGCTCGGCAACACCCTGATGCTGTCTTCGCTCGCAGCCCTCGGCGCGGCGCTGATCGGCGTGCCGATCGGCTATGCGGTGACGCGCTTCCGCTCCTCGCTGACGAGCCTTCTCGACGTCGTCGCCACCATGCCGTTTGCGGTCGCCGGCACCGTGCTCGGCATCGCCCTGATCATCTCCTTCAATAGCGGCGCCCTGGTGCTCACCGGCGGCTGGTTCATCATGGTGCTCGCTTATGTGGTGCGCAAATTGCCCTTCAGCGTGCGGTCCTCGAGCAGCATCCTGCACCAGATCGATCCGAGCCTCGAAGAGGCCTCGATCAATCTCGGCGTCTCGCCCGTGATGACCTTGGCGCGCCTCACCGTGCCCTTGATGCTCAGCGGCATCATCGGCGGCATGGTGCTGACCTTCGTCACCGTATCCTCGGAGCTGTCGGCCACGGTCGTGCTCTATAGCGGCGAATGGCAGACGCTCACCGTCGTCATGTTCCAGGCGCTCGAAGGCACGGGCGCCGGCACCGCGGTCGCCGCCGCCTGCCTCCTCGTCCTCATCACGCTCGCGCCGCTCGCCATCATCCATCGGTTGCTGCGCCGCCATGAAACTTCGCTGCTATGA
- a CDS encoding TolB amino-terminal domain-containing protein — protein MARRGGFRQSGISVVQTAQHRLVAILAADVVGYTRLMEAQEEYTHISLMRLRLEVLEPGIAADHGHVVKNTGDGFLAIFDSARDAAHCAVALQKAVATRTAKEPPNRRISFRMAVNLSDIIVEEGDIYGDGVNITSRLQAFAEPGGIVVSSAVAQQIGRSLDVGTIDLGSLHLRNLSRPIQAFALHLPGAQPRLVGDLPGGSDARPSIAVLPFRELQGQPEEGYFADGIVDDIIHALAALKELFVISRGSTLAYRNGAFDVRAIGKDLGVRYVLHGSVRRSGGRLRIVTELSDTESGDVISSEQYEGALADLFELQDQISVHVVKTIAPHVRERELTRSIRKHPQDMTAYDLVLQALDFLYRMDQESFSHARTLLQQAISHDPSYAPAHSYTAYWYVLRVGEIGSSDPEVDAAAGARHAAAAIERNEYDALALAIYGHVQSYLLKDYERARLYLDRAIAAGPSSAMAWTMSSATHGFVCDAVTAIKHGEQGVRLSPLDAHTFWHEGILAQAHYVAGDNEQALVWARRAVGRNESIRFTTRTLIASLAALGKTEEAAQAAQHLLRLQPDFRLGPYGKRCPFREPVLGKWLAGLRSAGLPE, from the coding sequence TTGGCCCGTCGGGGGGGATTTCGCCAGTCGGGGATCTCCGTTGTGCAGACCGCCCAGCACCGGCTTGTTGCCATCCTGGCTGCCGACGTCGTCGGCTACACTCGGCTGATGGAGGCGCAGGAAGAGTACACGCATATTTCATTGATGCGTTTGCGCTTGGAAGTGCTCGAGCCCGGCATCGCCGCCGATCATGGCCACGTCGTCAAGAACACCGGTGACGGCTTCCTGGCCATCTTCGACAGCGCACGTGACGCGGCCCACTGCGCTGTTGCCTTGCAGAAGGCGGTTGCGACGCGAACCGCGAAAGAGCCACCCAACCGGCGCATCAGCTTCCGCATGGCCGTGAATCTGTCGGACATCATCGTCGAAGAGGGCGACATCTATGGCGACGGTGTGAACATCACTTCGCGCCTTCAGGCCTTCGCGGAACCCGGTGGCATCGTCGTCTCGAGCGCTGTCGCTCAGCAGATCGGCAGAAGTCTCGACGTCGGCACGATAGATCTCGGCAGTCTGCACTTACGAAATCTTTCGCGGCCGATACAGGCCTTCGCGCTTCATCTGCCGGGCGCGCAGCCGAGACTCGTCGGCGATCTCCCCGGCGGCTCCGACGCGCGACCATCGATCGCGGTGTTGCCGTTCCGCGAGCTTCAGGGCCAACCCGAAGAGGGATATTTCGCCGACGGCATCGTCGACGACATCATCCATGCCCTCGCGGCGCTGAAGGAGTTGTTCGTGATCTCGCGGGGCTCGACTTTGGCCTATCGCAACGGGGCGTTCGACGTGCGGGCCATCGGCAAGGATTTGGGCGTGCGCTACGTGCTCCATGGCAGCGTGCGGCGTTCCGGGGGGCGGCTTCGAATCGTGACGGAACTCAGCGATACCGAAAGCGGCGACGTCATCAGCTCGGAACAATATGAGGGAGCCCTTGCCGACCTGTTCGAGCTGCAGGACCAGATTTCGGTTCATGTGGTCAAGACGATCGCCCCGCATGTACGCGAACGGGAATTGACGCGATCGATCCGTAAGCATCCGCAGGATATGACTGCCTATGATCTCGTCCTGCAGGCGTTGGATTTTCTGTATCGGATGGATCAGGAATCCTTTTCACACGCGCGGACCTTGCTGCAGCAAGCGATATCGCATGACCCCAGCTACGCTCCGGCCCATAGCTACACTGCCTATTGGTATGTTCTCCGCGTCGGCGAGATTGGCTCCTCGGATCCGGAGGTGGATGCCGCGGCGGGCGCCCGTCACGCCGCGGCGGCCATAGAGCGCAATGAATATGATGCGCTCGCGCTCGCGATTTACGGCCATGTTCAGTCCTATCTCCTGAAGGACTATGAGAGGGCTCGACTGTACCTTGACCGTGCCATCGCGGCCGGCCCCAGTTCGGCCATGGCCTGGACCATGAGCAGTGCAACGCACGGCTTCGTCTGCGATGCCGTCACTGCCATCAAGCATGGCGAACAGGGCGTTCGCCTCTCGCCATTGGACGCCCACACTTTCTGGCATGAGGGCATCCTGGCTCAGGCGCATTACGTCGCCGGCGACAATGAGCAGGCTCTGGTGTGGGCGCGCAGAGCGGTCGGGCGCAACGAGTCGATCAGATTCACCACGCGCACCCTCATCGCCAGTCTCGCGGCGCTCGGGAAGACGGAGGAAGCGGCCCAGGCCGCACAGCACCTGCTTCGGCTTCAGCCGGATTTCCGGCTTGGTCCTTACGGCAAACGCTGCCCTTTCCGAGAGCCGGTGCTCGGCAAATGGCTCGCCGGCTTGAGATCAGCGGGACTCCCGGAGTGA
- a CDS encoding Phosphoglycerate dehydrogenase: MRLALLDDYQGVAPAMADWASLGPGIAVDSIREPLHGVEAAAARLGDYDIVIAMRERTPFPRALFERLPKLKLLVTTGLRNAAIDLVAASERGVLVCGTGMLPHPTAELTLGLILSLARHIPHEHQGMRQGAWQTTLGMGLKGRLLGVVGLGKLGAEVTRLAKAFGMQAIAWSPNLTAERATQSGAERVEKLELFGRADIVSIHMVLSERSRRLVDAAAIGAMKPSAYLVNTSRGPIVDTAALIAALEAHRIAGAAIDVYDEEPLPADHKLRRLDNVVLTPHLGYVSEENYRTAYGDALEDVKAYLAGAPLRVLQAG, encoded by the coding sequence ATGCGGCTCGCGCTTCTCGACGATTACCAAGGCGTGGCGCCGGCCATGGCGGATTGGGCGAGCCTCGGCCCCGGCATCGCGGTCGATTCCATTCGCGAGCCCTTGCACGGCGTCGAGGCCGCGGCCGCGCGGCTCGGGGATTACGATATCGTGATCGCCATGCGCGAGCGCACCCCCTTTCCGCGCGCCCTGTTCGAGCGCCTGCCGAAACTGAAGCTCCTCGTGACCACCGGGCTGCGCAATGCCGCGATCGACCTCGTGGCCGCGAGCGAACGGGGCGTCCTGGTCTGCGGCACCGGCATGCTGCCGCATCCGACCGCCGAGCTGACGCTCGGGCTGATCTTGAGCCTCGCCCGCCACATCCCGCATGAGCATCAGGGCATGCGCCAGGGCGCCTGGCAGACGACGCTCGGCATGGGGCTGAAGGGGCGCCTCCTTGGCGTCGTCGGCCTCGGCAAGCTCGGCGCAGAGGTGACGCGGCTCGCCAAGGCCTTCGGCATGCAGGCGATCGCCTGGAGCCCGAACCTCACGGCGGAACGCGCGACGCAATCCGGCGCCGAGCGGGTCGAGAAGCTGGAGCTGTTCGGGCGCGCCGACATCGTCAGCATCCACATGGTGCTGAGCGAGCGCTCGCGCCGCCTCGTCGATGCGGCCGCCATCGGCGCCATGAAACCCTCAGCCTATCTGGTGAACACCTCGCGCGGCCCCATCGTCGATACAGCGGCCCTGATCGCGGCGCTCGAAGCGCATCGCATCGCCGGCGCCGCCATCGACGTCTATGACGAGGAGCCGCTGCCGGCCGACCACAAGCTGCGGCGCCTCGACAATGTCGTGCTGACGCCGCATCTCGGTTACGTGAGCGAGGAGAATTACCGCACCGCCTATGGCGATGCCCTCGAGGACGTGAAGGCCTATCTCGCCGGCGCGCCGCTGCGGGTGCTGCAGGCCGGGTGA
- a CDS encoding Uncharacterized conserved protein, DUF2147 family, with the protein MITSRRLIAGAALVGALVMSGAVRAQEIAGTYLSQSGETRVRMSPCGAAFCGVIVWVSKPGNDVNNPDEAKRSRPLVGIPMIYGMKSTGDGTYAGKLYNYTNGKTYTGKLKVSGSELELSGCVLGGLLCQSQTWKKVN; encoded by the coding sequence ATGATCACATCGCGGAGGCTTATAGCAGGGGCGGCGCTCGTCGGTGCGCTCGTCATGAGCGGCGCCGTGCGGGCGCAGGAGATAGCTGGCACTTATCTCAGCCAGTCGGGCGAGACGCGCGTGCGCATGAGCCCGTGCGGGGCGGCCTTCTGCGGCGTCATCGTGTGGGTGTCGAAGCCCGGCAATGATGTCAACAATCCGGACGAAGCGAAACGCAGCCGCCCACTCGTCGGGATCCCGATGATCTACGGCATGAAGTCGACCGGTGACGGCACTTATGCGGGCAAGCTCTACAACTATACGAACGGCAAGACCTACACGGGCAAGCTCAAGGTCTCGGGCAGTGAGCTCGAGCTCTCGGGCTGCGTGCTCGGCGGCCTGCTCTGCCAGAGCCAGACCTGGAAAAAGGTGAACTGA
- a CDS encoding D-mannonate dehydratase yields the protein MEQTWRWWGPQDLIKLAHVCQAGATGIVTALHQVPAGELWTSDAIEERKRLIEADASLGLRWSVVESLPVAEAIKIGKGDLAPLFETYRASLRNLAAAGIKTICYNFMPVLDWTRTELRAPLPGGGNALRFNAYDFAAFDCCMLARKGAEADHDPEVLKRARAWFDRATADEKNELLASIMAGLPGAFDRYDLPGLRIMLERFHEVTPERLRDNLGRFLAEVVPTAEGLGMRMAIHPDDPPRPLLGLPRIVSKEEDIAAIFALHDSRANGLTLCTGSLGARAGNDLPAIARRFADRIHFAHLRNVTKDADGSFMEADHLGGDVDMVAVVTVLLEEQKRRREAGDPAWRIPFRPDHGHELLDDVGKATHPGYPAIGRLRGLAEIRGVMTAVASLKALPV from the coding sequence GTGGAACAGACTTGGCGCTGGTGGGGCCCGCAGGATCTGATCAAGCTCGCCCATGTGTGCCAGGCCGGCGCCACCGGCATCGTCACCGCCTTGCACCAGGTTCCGGCGGGTGAGCTGTGGACCAGCGACGCCATCGAGGAGCGCAAGCGGCTGATCGAGGCCGATGCATCGCTCGGGCTGCGCTGGAGCGTGGTCGAAAGCCTCCCCGTTGCGGAAGCGATCAAGATCGGCAAGGGCGACCTCGCGCCGCTTTTCGAGACCTATCGCGCCTCCTTGCGCAATCTCGCGGCGGCCGGCATCAAGACCATCTGCTACAATTTCATGCCCGTGCTCGACTGGACGCGCACCGAGCTGCGCGCCCCGCTGCCGGGCGGCGGCAACGCGCTGCGCTTCAACGCCTATGACTTCGCAGCCTTCGATTGTTGCATGCTGGCCCGCAAAGGTGCCGAGGCCGATCATGATCCCGAGGTGCTGAAACGGGCCCGCGCCTGGTTCGACCGGGCCACCGCCGACGAAAAGAATGAGCTGCTCGCCAGCATCATGGCGGGGCTGCCCGGCGCTTTCGACCGTTACGACCTGCCGGGCCTGCGCATCATGCTCGAGCGCTTTCATGAAGTGACGCCCGAGCGCTTGCGCGACAATCTCGGCCGTTTCCTCGCCGAGGTGGTGCCGACCGCCGAAGGGCTCGGCATGCGCATGGCGATCCATCCCGACGATCCGCCGCGCCCGCTGCTCGGCCTGCCGCGCATCGTCTCCAAGGAAGAGGATATCGCGGCGATCTTCGCGCTGCATGACAGCCGCGCCAACGGCCTCACTTTGTGCACCGGTTCGCTCGGCGCGCGCGCCGGCAACGACCTGCCGGCCATTGCCAGGCGCTTCGCCGATCGCATCCATTTCGCGCATCTGCGCAATGTCACGAAGGATGCCGACGGCTCCTTCATGGAGGCCGATCATCTCGGCGGGGATGTCGACATGGTCGCCGTGGTGACGGTGCTGCTGGAGGAGCAGAAGCGGCGGCGCGAGGCCGGCGATCCTGCCTGGCGCATCCCGTTCCGGCCCGATCACGGCCATGAGCTCCTCGACGATGTCGGCAAGGCGACGCATCCGGGCTACCCGGCCATCGGGCGGCTGCGCGGGCTCGCCGAGATCCGCGGCGTGATGACGGCGGTCGCGAGCCTGAAGGCGCTTCCGGTCTGA
- a CDS encoding Thiamine pyrophosphate enzyme, C-terminal TPP binding domain yields MVVADPAASPHANLKVMNRFDLTQRLVALLEHDEAVIGGIGNTNFDLWAAGQRPQNFYMLGSMGLACPIALGVALAQPGRRVLALEGDGSLLMQLGSLTTIASLRPKNLVIIVMDNGCYQITGGQKTTTSTVADIVAIAKGAGIAQASWAADEHMFGSLVARSLSEDGPSLIAARIDDKPAVATTERDPALIRDRFMRGLGVK; encoded by the coding sequence ATGGTTGTCGCAGATCCGGCCGCGTCGCCTCACGCCAATCTCAAGGTCATGAACCGCTTCGACCTGACGCAGCGCCTCGTGGCGCTGCTCGAGCATGACGAGGCGGTGATCGGCGGCATCGGCAATACCAATTTCGATCTCTGGGCCGCCGGCCAGCGACCGCAGAATTTCTACATGCTGGGCTCGATGGGCCTCGCCTGCCCGATCGCGCTCGGCGTCGCCCTGGCGCAGCCGGGAAGGCGGGTGCTGGCGCTCGAGGGCGACGGCTCGCTGCTGATGCAGCTCGGCAGCCTCACCACCATCGCGTCGCTGCGGCCGAAAAATCTCGTGATCATCGTCATGGATAATGGCTGCTACCAGATCACCGGTGGCCAGAAGACGACGACGTCCACGGTGGCCGATATCGTGGCGATCGCGAAAGGCGCCGGGATTGCGCAAGCGAGCTGGGCGGCCGACGAGCATATGTTCGGGAGCCTCGTGGCCCGCTCGCTCTCCGAGGACGGGCCCTCGCTGATCGCCGCCCGCATCGACGACAAGCCGGCCGTGGCCACCACCGAGCGCGATCCGGCCCTGATCCGTGATCGCTTCATGCGCGGCCTCGGGGTGAAGTGA
- a CDS encoding iron(III) transport system ATP-binding protein/putative spermidine/putrescine transport system ATP-binding protein: protein MASITIDRVCRSYGSVQAVHDISLTIGDGEFFTLLGPSGCGKTTLLRMVAGFAELEAGAIRFGERRIDTLPPHRRNTGMVFQNYAIFPNLSVRDNVAYGLRARKIAPALTAERVGRALDLVHLGEQAPRWPHQLSGGQLQRVAIARALVIEPEVLLLDEPLSNLDAQLRVEMRADIRSLQKSLGITAIYVTHDQEEALAISDRIAVMRAGRFEQVGAPDAIYRRPATPFVAEFMGTTNLLAGIVGVQGTRIAVGATAFMVPKLALADGSLVSFSLRPEALRPLNGEESVPPGWASLRAELVRLEFLGALIRIEARLAGGALLRSAVLDHPLAQLRVGDSLSFAYEPARLTVFESTL, encoded by the coding sequence TTGGCCAGCATCACGATCGACCGCGTGTGCCGATCCTACGGATCGGTGCAGGCCGTGCACGACATCTCGCTAACCATCGGGGATGGCGAGTTCTTCACCCTGCTCGGCCCGTCGGGCTGCGGCAAGACCACCTTGTTGCGCATGGTGGCGGGCTTCGCCGAGCTCGAGGCCGGCGCCATCCGCTTTGGCGAGCGGCGCATCGACACCTTGCCGCCGCATCGCCGCAATACCGGCATGGTGTTCCAGAACTACGCGATCTTCCCCAATCTCAGCGTGCGCGACAACGTCGCTTACGGTCTGCGGGCCCGCAAGATCGCGCCGGCCCTGACGGCTGAGCGCGTCGGGCGGGCGCTTGACCTTGTTCATCTCGGCGAGCAGGCGCCGCGCTGGCCGCATCAATTATCGGGCGGGCAGCTGCAGCGCGTGGCCATCGCCCGGGCCCTGGTGATAGAGCCCGAAGTGCTGTTGCTCGACGAGCCGCTCTCCAATCTCGACGCGCAATTGCGGGTGGAGATGCGCGCCGATATCCGCAGCTTGCAGAAATCGCTCGGCATCACGGCGATCTACGTCACCCATGACCAGGAGGAGGCGCTCGCCATCTCCGACCGCATCGCCGTGATGCGGGCCGGCCGCTTCGAGCAGGTGGGTGCGCCGGACGCCATCTACCGCCGGCCGGCGACACCCTTCGTCGCCGAGTTCATGGGCACCACCAACCTGCTTGCCGGCATTGTCGGCGTGCAAGGCACGCGCATCGCGGTCGGCGCGACGGCATTCATGGTGCCAAAGCTGGCGCTCGCCGACGGCTCGCTTGTGTCGTTCTCGCTGCGACCCGAAGCCTTGCGCCCGCTGAACGGTGAAGAGAGCGTCCCGCCGGGCTGGGCGAGCCTCAGGGCCGAGCTCGTCCGGCTCGAATTCCTCGGCGCCCTGATCCGCATCGAGGCGAGGCTCGCGGGCGGCGCGCTGCTGCGCTCGGCCGTGCTCGACCATCCGCTGGCGCAATTGCGGGTCGGAGACAGCCTGTCCTTCGCGTATGAGCCGGCGCGCCTCACCGTCTTCGAGAGCACGCTATGA
- a CDS encoding sulfopyruvate decarboxylase, alpha subunit — protein sequence MHEASSASRGESSNKPSIRSWHAVIHDTLKANDVRLITYVPDRVLTPLIRSLHEDDFFTAFATTREEEALGIVAGAWMGGMRGAVLMQTSGFATLANALASLAVPYQIPLLMFVSERGTLGEFNLGQAMVCRTMRPVLDALGIEQHSITRLDELEFIVDRSIRQAVATQAPCALILSPLLTGGKSFGS from the coding sequence ATGCATGAGGCGTCTTCGGCGAGCCGGGGGGAATCCTCGAACAAGCCTTCGATCAGGTCTTGGCACGCCGTCATCCACGACACGCTGAAAGCCAATGATGTCCGCCTCATCACCTATGTGCCCGACCGGGTGCTGACGCCGCTGATCCGCAGCCTGCATGAGGACGATTTCTTCACCGCCTTCGCCACGACGCGTGAGGAAGAGGCGCTCGGCATCGTCGCCGGGGCCTGGATGGGCGGAATGCGCGGCGCCGTGCTGATGCAGACGAGCGGCTTCGCCACCTTGGCGAATGCGCTCGCTTCGCTCGCCGTGCCCTACCAGATCCCGTTGCTGATGTTCGTCTCCGAGCGCGGCACGCTCGGCGAGTTCAATCTCGGCCAGGCGATGGTCTGCCGCACCATGCGGCCTGTCCTCGATGCGCTCGGCATCGAGCAGCACAGCATCACGAGGCTCGACGAGCTCGAATTCATCGTCGACCGATCGATCCGCCAGGCGGTCGCGACGCAGGCGCCCTGTGCCCTGATCCTCTCGCCGCTCTTGACCGGCGGCAAGAGCTTCGGGAGCTAA
- a CDS encoding iron(III) transport system substrate-binding protein: MRQRNLALAALALLGTAFFSGMTGAQAQKLVIYSANDSTLNDLVFDAFSKETGIKVESVSTGSGVLMKRIQAEKDNPQGDIIWGVSRSLLQTNKGYFAPYKSKENAAIPAVFLDPDNLWTGTNVHILVVTQNTKLIPAGEGPKSWSDLVDPKYKGKIAFTDPANSGSAYTNATLLVDHWGGEAGWDKLKALFANTKILNRSTLVFQGVGNGEYGLGMSLEYAGALWASNGAPVTNIYPADGTLALMEGVAILKGDPNPDAAKAFVDYINRKDVCEMMLKATFRRPARQDLDFAHLPGNMPALSSLKLLAYDEDGWTAKRPQTLEKLKGIIQDTR; encoded by the coding sequence ATGAGGCAGCGCAATCTCGCCCTGGCGGCCCTGGCTCTGCTGGGCACCGCGTTCTTCTCCGGAATGACGGGTGCGCAGGCGCAGAAGCTCGTCATCTACTCGGCCAATGACAGCACCTTGAACGATCTCGTCTTCGATGCCTTCAGCAAGGAGACCGGCATCAAGGTCGAGAGTGTCTCGACCGGTTCGGGCGTGCTGATGAAGCGCATCCAGGCCGAGAAGGACAATCCCCAAGGCGACATCATCTGGGGCGTCAGCCGCTCGCTGCTGCAGACCAATAAGGGGTATTTCGCCCCCTATAAATCGAAGGAGAACGCGGCGATTCCGGCCGTTTTCCTCGATCCCGACAATCTCTGGACCGGCACCAATGTGCATATCCTGGTGGTGACGCAAAACACCAAGCTGATTCCGGCGGGCGAGGGGCCGAAGAGCTGGAGCGACCTCGTCGATCCGAAATACAAGGGCAAGATCGCTTTCACGGATCCGGCGAATTCGGGCTCCGCCTATACCAATGCGACGCTGCTCGTCGATCATTGGGGCGGCGAGGCGGGCTGGGACAAGCTCAAGGCGCTGTTCGCCAACACCAAGATCCTCAACCGCTCGACCCTGGTGTTCCAGGGCGTCGGCAATGGCGAATATGGGCTCGGCATGTCGCTCGAATATGCGGGGGCGCTCTGGGCCAGCAACGGCGCGCCGGTCACGAATATCTATCCGGCCGACGGCACGCTCGCCTTGATGGAAGGGGTGGCGATCCTGAAAGGAGATCCCAATCCCGATGCCGCCAAGGCCTTCGTCGACTACATCAATCGCAAGGATGTCTGCGAGATGATGCTCAAGGCGACCTTCCGGCGGCCGGCCCGGCAGGATCTCGATTTCGCCCATCTGCCCGGCAACATGCCGGCCCTGTCGAGCCTCAAGCTCCTCGCCTATGACGAGGATGGCTGGACGGCGAAGCGCCCACAGACCCTGGAGAAGCTGAAAGGCATCATCCAGGATACGCGTTGA